A window of the Pseudomonas fluorescens genome harbors these coding sequences:
- a CDS encoding SMI1/KNR4 family protein, which yields MTIESWVDHMTADLLPSEVPAIPQPCSEKTIEGAEAAFKQAFGMAFPEAYKRVLRRANGVLHNGLIIWPAATEPLFQETLLEANNDLRETFSADFIYFGQLDEELYVLELASQTWCAIEFVGKPIWKRFRDSLEMFEFMLERANNA from the coding sequence ATGACCATTGAATCGTGGGTCGATCATATGACGGCCGATCTGCTGCCGAGCGAAGTGCCGGCCATTCCTCAACCCTGTTCCGAGAAAACTATCGAGGGGGCAGAGGCCGCTTTCAAACAGGCTTTCGGCATGGCGTTTCCCGAAGCTTACAAGCGGGTTCTACGAAGGGCGAACGGCGTTTTGCATAACGGTCTGATCATTTGGCCTGCCGCAACAGAGCCTCTGTTTCAGGAAACCTTGCTGGAAGCGAACAATGATTTGCGCGAAACCTTCAGCGCAGACTTCATCTATTTCGGGCAACTTGATGAAGAACTCTATGTCCTTGAGCTGGCCAGTCAGACCTGGTGCGCCATTGAGTTTGTTGGCAAGCCGATATGGAAACGCTTCAGGGACTCGTTGGAAATGTTCGAGTTCATGCTCGAGCGAGCGAACAATGCATAA
- the efeO gene encoding iron uptake system protein EfeO, giving the protein MKKTPLALLLTLGLLNTPLSAFAATAPLDLVGPVSDYKIYVTEQLDELASHTQQFTDAVKKGDLATAQKLYAPTRVYYESIEPIAELFSDLDASIDSRVDDHEQGVKAEDFTGFHRIEYSLFSEKSTKDLDALADGLNKDVKDLQTRVAGLTFPPEKVVGGAAALLEEVAATKISGEEDRYSHTDLYDFQGNIDGAKKIVDLFRPQIEKQDKAFVAKVDKNFATVDKILAKYKTKDGGFETYDKVKDNDRKALVGPVNTLAEDLSTLRGKLGLN; this is encoded by the coding sequence ATGAAAAAGACGCCACTCGCGTTATTGCTGACCCTTGGTTTGCTCAACACCCCGCTGTCGGCGTTCGCCGCGACTGCGCCACTGGATCTGGTGGGGCCGGTGTCGGACTACAAGATCTACGTCACCGAACAACTGGATGAGCTGGCCAGCCACACCCAGCAGTTCACCGACGCGGTGAAAAAAGGCGACCTGGCCACCGCGCAAAAGCTCTACGCGCCGACCCGCGTTTACTACGAGTCGATCGAGCCGATCGCCGAACTGTTCAGTGACCTTGATGCCTCCATCGACTCCCGCGTCGACGACCACGAGCAAGGCGTGAAAGCCGAAGACTTCACCGGTTTCCACCGCATCGAATACTCGCTGTTCTCGGAAAAGAGCACCAAGGATCTCGACGCCCTGGCCGATGGCCTGAACAAGGACGTGAAGGACCTGCAGACCCGCGTCGCCGGTCTGACCTTCCCGCCGGAAAAAGTCGTCGGCGGCGCCGCTGCGCTGCTCGAAGAAGTCGCCGCGACCAAAATCTCCGGTGAGGAAGACCGTTACAGCCACACCGACCTCTATGACTTCCAGGGCAACATCGACGGCGCGAAGAAAATCGTCGACCTGTTCCGTCCGCAGATCGAGAAACAGGACAAGGCCTTCGTCGCCAAAGTCGACAAGAACTTCGCCACCGTGGACAAGATCCTGGCCAAGTACAAGACCAAGGACGGTGGTTTCGAGACTTACGACAAGGTGAAGGACAACGACCGCAAGGCGCTGGTCGGGCCGGTCAATACCCTGGCTGAAGACCTGTCGACGTTGCGTGGCAAGCTCGGTCTGAACTGA